The Vigna angularis cultivar LongXiaoDou No.4 chromosome 9, ASM1680809v1, whole genome shotgun sequence DNA window TGAAGACATAGAAAGTTATATTTCAGAAATAgtggtttaaaaatagtgagacacaattattttaatattcaaaggttttaatataaatagttttgttatgaataaacttcattattttaaactacataatctctctaaaaaccacttttctagagttgtCTAACTTCTCTTTAAGATTTCTCTACTCTACTCGTTTGATTGAAGAAATGAAACCGTATAATTGATCTTTGTGGCGAGCTCTTGAATTTGGACTGATCAGTTTTTCCGTTTGCGTAAGTTGAGTTTCAGCTCTTTTTcttgatctttttttttttgtgatttgttgcatgtgagTCTTCTTTCACTTGCATGTGTACTTTTAGTCATCTATATGAATCGTTTTTTATTAGTGGTTCTAATGGTATGCCTTGATCGTGTTTGTGTTGTTCCTAAATGTAGATAGGACATCCTGTGAGCTTGAAAGGGGTTTGGGTTTCTTTTGAGCAAGTTTGTTTGTCTCTCATGTAAGGGaagttaattgttttattttaatattatagatatcttgaaatttgtaattgCATAATTAAATGGTATGATGAAATTGATCTGTTGAATTTGGTGTATTGGatgtttgaattatttaattgtcTTGGTTGAGTTTTGTTGATTGGGGAACTTAGGATCTGGTTAATTGAGCCAATTAGTATGTGTCTTGactttaaaagttgtttttttaccAAAGTACTAAGAATGGAATAacaatttgatcatttgagcAAGTTCTAATTTCCTAAATCATAAAGTTTtcatatattgttttttatacaATGTTAAGCAATGACAGGCTGGCATTGAGAGTCAATTCATTATGCAGGTTTGAAAGCATTTTAGCTCCAAACCGTTGGATGTCGGTTTTGTACTACTCAGCACCATAAAATAGGAATGCTTTGGCATTGAGTAGTAGTAGGGCACCGTTGAGCACCATCTTTCACTACATGTTTGGAGCATTTTGTTCTAGGACGTTGAGCGACAAGAGAGTGTCGCTAAGTGAGCCTTTTTGTGAGAAGAATGGTGCTAAGCGCCAAGACTGTTGCTGAGTACCATGACTATTGCTAAGCGCCACTTTTGGGAAAGGTTTGACATTTATGAGAAGCTTAGGATGGACGTCACCTTTGAGTGCGAAtctttatgtttaattatttttatgttgctTCTTGGTTGTTTGGTATTGAATTATATAATCTTTGAGTATGCTTATGAGTATGATAATCTTATGTATGGAAATGAGGATTTTGTTATGGATATGTGTGGTATTGTTGTTGAGAGAATTTCAAGGAGATGTGTTGGTGATGTTTGGTTTATGCATTGACATATGAGAAATTAAAAAGTAGGTATCTAATATACTACCAACCATTCAACTCATATAGAGAGGAATATTCCTCTCTATATGATGCGTAATGACAAGAGGTCTTAACTATTGGATTGTTTTGGTCCTAGGTGCGAATGACACTAACCTTGTGAGTAGTAGGGTGATAACTCATTTGTTTATGACTGTGTAGAGTATAAATATTACTACAAGTGCACACCTACAATGAAACCCAATGTTAAAGGCATGTATTTGGATAATTGAATCTAAAATGAGTCTTTGTGTGCGATATGGTTGTTTTATAAATGAGTAATgtattataatagttttatgtttgatttataAAAACTCCTTTTGCACGCTTatcttgtttgttttcttttgtgttttcttttgtgttttcttgtgtttatgttgtttattttgtgATGATCACCTAATTAGTGTGAATAGATTAAGAATAGGTATTAAAACATTCCTAGTAAAAGACGATGATCGGCTATTAATTATCTTTAgttattttagatatatttattattataattattttcttatataagtATATTAATACTACATCTATAAGTTtacaaatatgttttattttatcaatttttaatcgccttatttgattatttgtaagttgttaaaattgaaatgttatacataaagtttttatttatttattttgtaatattaaattacaatttaataaaataatatcatgttagaattggatttgattttttttaatacaatatctttattttaatttctatcttaacagtaaaatattatattaatttttttaattatgatctatttatgttaaatggtaatttaataaatagataaaaaaaactttaatatcaTCTTAATTATTgaaactatatttataaaattattaatttggtCTTCTATAAATTTTATCCCAATAAACTGCTGTATTTATGtatatactattattatatataaatttaatcatcAGCCTTTTACTTTATTTCATGCACTTATttgattacataaaaataattctttagaatatttatctattaaatACTTCCGCTAATATCTCCCTGTACTTGACAGGTTTCGAATCACTTACTAAGTTGGTTTgggaaataattttaaattgttatttttttttactaaaacgTGTGAAATTTACATAAATAGGTATTCTTTTAGAAAATTGTAATAATGATCCATtcctattttttattgaaaatttgtgaaattaaGTGGCATCATAAAATTAATACGTAGTTGACCACGTAATACCGTAACGAAGAAAAATTCCTGAACATTTTGGATAAGTTTGTATGAAATAGATGTCAAGGTAGATGGACAATGACCGACAAAGTTTAgtataatatttagaaaataaaagttctttattttaaataataattatagtattaataacaaataaaaaggagtttttacatattttataaattatcacTAAAAgtaattgttaatatatatatatatatatatataatattacaaattaCGGCGTTTTTTCTTTCACTAAGTTTAATATAGAAATAACCTGATTCCAACGcagttatttttaataaaaataaagtttttaattctaatatattattattattattattattacaaaatatttttataccaacaattctaaattctaatataaaaaatgtatttagaagaattttaatttttaattttacaatgatggaatattgacattcaatttaattaaaaataataatacaaaaaatctTCTGTTACAACGTGAAAAATGTATTGTaagaaatttgagaaaaaacattatacaaatttttaatgtcttttaatttatttttcagtctctataaatttattgtttaacatatctacatatataatgttaaaatttactTAGAAATCTCGATGTGAATACATGTCATGCCCTAGTAAAGAATAAAGACAATGttactttttcaacatttataaagataaagaataacaattttgaaacaatataataaaaatgaattaaattttaaaaggatGGCGTCTTTGTACACGCATTAGAAAAACTGCAGtccttaattaaaaatattattttatatcaaggaaaaagaaaactaagtgagaacaaaaatagttaaaaatatgaAGTGTCGCATTTATTATAGAACAATTGAATAGTATAACcacattttatttcatttgattttttttctggaaagaaaagtaaaatgtgaaagatagaaagaaagaacaaacaGACAAAATTTTGAAGCACCGAATTCATTGAAACGCTCAAAGCGCGAGTACCACATCTTGACGTATTCGAGCGCGTAGACTCAGATTCGAGTATGCTCGATTGTGACGTGGAAAGGATTTTTCCACAGATTCCGCTTTCACATTGGATAGGGCACGAGCTCGCCACACGCCCGTACTTGTAACAAATTTCAGCCATCCACGTGTCTCTCAATCAAACGgttcaaataaatttgaattccCAGAATACCCCCTTTTCTCTACTACTTATATCACCCTTGCCCCTTCCTCCCTTCACACACAATCACCTCGCCGCAACTGAAATCATCTTCTCCATTTCTCTTCATTTTCCTCCCAAATGGCCCTTTCATGTTCCAAGGTTTTGACCTTTTCTCTCTCAAATGGTGTGGGTGGTGATGGTGCTAAGAAGAAGCTAGccttttgttcttcttcttctttgagtTTTTCTGTTAATGGTGATGGGAGCAGGAGCATGAGGGTGTGTGCTGCTGCTTCAAACGCACCGGCACCGCTCACTGGGGTGATATTTGAACCTTTTCAGGAGCTGAAAAAGGATTATCTTGCTGTCCCAATTGCACATAATGTCTCCTTGGCTCGCCAAAACTATTCAGATGAGGCTGAAGCTGCAATCAATGAACAGATCAAGTATGattcttttcattctttaacattttatatcttatttttttcgTATTGTGGTTTTTTGTTTGGAATCTGTGAGAGTTAAAGATCCATTTCTTACACTTTAGAAGGGAAGTATTTGATGTATTTCTAGTGggtttttttaacttttaattttgaaagacTTTGATGGAGTTTTATTCATGATTTTTTTGCCGATTTCAAACTTGAATCAGAGTTCGGCTTAATAATCTGCGCAAAATCGTGTGTGCTGTTTCAGTTGTATTTGTAGCAAAGTAcctacatattttttttagttttaagtacatatttgtttatgtttttaactgttttctattctttattTTACTGGAAAGTGTTTTTTTATGAGCACATAAAACCCCTGCATCTTTAAGGGGAAAGGGAAAACGTGTCTTTGGTAGTTGTAGTTTGCGTTGAATCTGATTTTGATTCTATACTTTTAAGTTGATGAATTAGGTTTCTTTAATGGATATTAAGTTTAGatttcataaaagaataaaatcatatattatcaattattgaaataccaaattcattaatttcatatatagaTACAAATATCACATTTAACAAAGTCTATGTAAATTGGAAGCACAATTTTTCATCATTTACTTTTAACTTTAAGGCTTGATATTATACTCTCCTTTCATCTATTTacttattgttaattgtttacttgtttttttaattaaaagtctTTTTTCTAATAGTTTTTATGTCTCTCAACTCTGGATACAGTGTGGAATACAATGTTTCCTATGTGTATCATTCCTTGTTTGCCTACTTCGACAGAGATAACATAGCTCTCAAGGGACTTGCCAAGTAATCAACTCTGAACCAGTGTCATATTTCTATAATGTTATTTACTCTATTTCTCAAACAGGGTTTTTAATAGTGTGCTGCTTTGTGGAGAACAGGTTCTTCAAGGAATCaagtgaagaagaaagagagcaTGCTGAAAAGCTTATAAAGTATCAGGTTGGTGTGTTACTTTTGAACTGCTCTTTTATTTTACGATTTGACTATTGTTGCCTTATGAATCAACAAGGTTTAACACAATTATGACATGTTTGTTCTTATGAAACAATAAGCTTGTTGGTCAATTGAGTTCAACTTGTAAACAAATATGTCCTTAGGACGTATATTACTAAGCATATGGGGTTTAAATGGAAGAACATGTGATTGAAAGGAAAACATTCAGAATAAAATGGCTTTGTTAAGCTTTTTGGGGTTTGAttcttcattatatatatatatataacagaaCAATATCATCATCAATCTTTATATCATTTGAATAATATCTGTAGTTTGAGCACAAAATACAGAACTAGACTTTATAGCTTAGACTTAATGATGACAAACATAGCTCTTATTTTCTTAGAACATTCGTGGTGGACGAGTGGTGCTACATCCCATTTCAAGTCCTCCGTCAGAATTTGAGCATACAGAAAAAGGGGATGCCCTATATGGTgagttttctgtttttgttactcaaactttgtttttatgtttcttGATCATGTTTTCTGTTTAcatcttttcaaaataatgtgcacatttttatttataatggtCTTATGTTCAAACTAATATGCTAACTTGCTTTCCATCTTTGTTATCTTGGCTTGATTCAGCCATGGAGCTAGCATTGTCTTTGGAGAAGTTGACAAATGAGAAACTCCTATATGTTCATAGTGTAATGCCTCTTTGCCTCTTAGCTTTGGAATGAATGTATTTGTAACAAAATCATAGAGTACCTATAATTCATACTGCTAGATGACCAAGCAATCTTTGTTGTGTTAAGCTGTTATTGCTTATCTTTTACTATCATGTTTTTCTTAAACAATATAGGTGGCAGATCGTAACAATGATGCTCAACTGGCAGACTTCATTGAGAGTGAGTTTCTGAATGAGCAGGtaaaaaactttacaaaatacGGTGCAGTTGAATTCATATTATGGTTGAATATCACTAAAATGCAAGACCCTTTAATCATTATATGTAATACTATAAACCATTTCTGGGTTTGTAACATCTTGGGTTTTCCTGTGTACAGGTTGAATCAATTAAGAAGATTGCAGAATATGTGACTCAACTGAGATTAGTTGGAAAGGGTCATGGTATGCATATATTATCTTCAGCTACCGGCATATATTTTGTACTTATTTTTGGTTCACTAACAAACAAGCATGTAACTATTATGCATTATTCTGTTTACACTCTCCCTCCCTTTTAATGGAATAAATGCTGTTGTTGCTGCTTCTTGCAGGTGTTTGGCACTTTGATCAGAGTCTTCTTCATGATTGAGATGGTGTATAATCCTGGAAGGCTTGTTTTCTGCATTTGGTCACATGTGAAGTTTAGTTGGTGTTCTATGTTCGTAGGATAGGGAATAATTGTTAGTGTTTCTTGGAGGTGCTAGCAATATGGGATCTTTTGTATTATATACTTGGTGGTAGTGTTACTGTTTTGTGCAATCTCAAAGGTTTGTAGTGTGCTCTTATTTTTTCTAGAAATATAACAGACGTCCATGTGTTCTGGTGAAAGTGTTTGATGCCTCgaaaattatactatttttagtttttttatatataccaaGTATTTGTACTGACCAAGTATTTGTACTGGTCCAACCTgcagaatattttaaaattataatatatttattatattaatataggtttataaaagtataattacaatttaagataactattcttttttataaaatatcaataatatttttattgttcttaaaatgctatttgaattatttatatatgtttttaataaaatatattgtatataatTGCTTTTAAAAACCATATTACGATTaagttaatcaaaataaaatatttaaattcaattttaaataaatattgtttagaGATTGCAGAAAAATGTATTTAGTAATTCGTAAAAGTATAAATGTTCAATGATATAGGAAAATGTGAAGAGTAGACTAtaagaaattatagaaaatatatcATGCAGgaaatattaaagataaaaacattttaGCATAGATAATTGATTGAAGATTTAAACAGAATTATAAGAGCTAGATGTTAAATGACTCTACCTTTGTTAACACATGATGATCAATAGTTTCTTCATCTGCATGACTGAACATGTTAGATATtcatttctatatatataaatatatatatatatatatatatatatatatatatatatatatatatatatattcatatatattcaagcatgtttttagacatttttaaagtataaaaacaGTTTTAGAGCAATTAAATCCATATATGACAAATCACCatttattcatatattcatatatattcaaacatgtttttagacatttttaaagtataaaaacaGTTTTAAAGCAATTAAATCCATATATGACAAATCACCATTTAATAAAGTGAATTTTTAGATTAAACTATCATCAATTCATATCAATATATTAAAGACTTGTGTAACTGGTGTGTGACACTGTAATTAAGTTTTAGAAAAGAATGGTTGAGATATATTAAGATCTTTTGTAGAGTTATAAATGATAAATGATATGGAAGCAAGGAAAATTATCACGAGAATTATGTTCAGTTTTCTGTTAATAAGAGTTAATACCacctaattaaataaaatttctttgaattAGAGCAcataaaatctatatataaCTAGAGATGAAATTACCATTAGGCAATTAAAGCTTTCTGAATTCAAGATATAtgatttgtttataaaattatttcaatttatatttaatcatttagaaagaattttatatttgaggttagaattatttcattcaaatttgaaactaagtaaaaacataaagaatttcaacaattaaaacaattgACACTTAATTTAGAAAGTTTTCTTAGACGATGTCTTATAAGTGTATGATAGAAGTGTTTAATGCATTTAATCAATATAAGTGAGAACTTCAACATTGTTTTGTCTAATCAATATGATCAGCTTGGTCTAATTATTATGATCAGTCTTGTATCATCTTATCTGATTAGTGTAAAATTCATTTGGCTAGGTCTTACATATATCGTTAGGTATTTTAACTTgcataataaaataagattaaataaaattttgtgcTTTTAGTCAATTAAAGCATTTTTTCTTCTACTCAAAAAAACAATTGACTAAATGGaactttcaaataaaacaaaactaattgttcaatatattaaaacctatgtatgagattaattttccttgtgttgaatatacacataaaatattctatttataatacaaaaaatatgggttaagcccaaaatacaaataaagaataataacaaactaagtAAAGATATCTATCTAAGGTATCTAATATATGTAAAACTCCTCGTCAAGCTGGTGCATGCAAATTGTATATAGCAAGCTTGTTATAAATATGATCAGTTCTCAACTCCTGTAAAGACTTAGTGATAATATTTGTTAACTAATCACTTAAATTCATGAACTCAATCTTGATGTCTCTAGATACAATTTTCTATTGAAtgagatgacaatcaatttcaatatgtttGGTCCTCTCATGAAAGATAGGATTAGAACTAATATGAAAAACAACTTAAATGTCACATATAAAtgtcatttgagtgacatctcTAAATTATAACTCACTAAGCAATTGCTTAAGCCAAACAAGTTCATAAGTGCCTGAGGTCATAAATCTACACTAGGTCTTACCAAGATCTTTGGTCTGAAAATGGTTGCAAAGATATTATTTCATCTTAGAGATGCCATGACTGTCATTGCATGTAAGAACGATGTCATCAATGTATACTATCAAGTAGACACATCTAGAACTCGAGTGGCgataaaagactgaatgatctgTCTCACACTGagtcataccaaattgttgagcCACGTTACTAAATTTTCCAAATCAGACCCTAAGAGATTGTTTTAAGCCATATAAGGATTTACAAAGATGACATACCAACTCAGAAAACTCCCTTTGAGCAACAAATCCTAGAGGTTGCTCCATttaaatctcttcttgcaaatctcCATTAAGGAACACATTTTTGACATCCAATTGATAAAGAGGCAGACCATTATTGAAGAGTCATCATTGTTATAAATAAACGAACAAATGGCATCTTTGCCActagagaaaaagtatcacatAATCCAACCCAAAAATTATGTGTAACCTTTCGCCACAAAATGGGCGTTGAGATGATCAATAGTTCTAACACTACCAACTTTGATAGCAAAAACACACCTGCAATCAACAATAGATTTTCAAGACAATAAtgggacaagctcccaagttccattATTCTAAAGAAAACTTATTTCATCTAGCATGGCCTGACGTCAACCAAGATGGGCTAAGACATCATTGATAGATTTTGGGATGGTCACAGAAGAAATGGACGAAAGGCAATGAACTACTATCGGCATGTGAGAGCACTTCTGGACTTTGTTGACAACAATCTCGACGATGTTGTGGTCACCTTGCCGACACAAGTAGAACTGTGTGGTTGCTAATAGAAATTGATGCTCCAACGATGGTGATGGCAACGGCGAAATTTTTCTAAAGAACCTTAATACcatattcaatataataaaaattatgtatgggattaatttcttttgttgaatatacacataagatattgtatttataatagaagaaatatgagcTAAGTcccaaatataaataagaaataataaatatctaactaaaaataaaagataatatatatatatatatatatatatatatataatatctaataatttaatatatctaacacaAACAATAACTACAATTTACatattacataatatatacACTTATTCATGTTTCTTGCATTGCTGTTAGCTTTATAGATAATGTGGTCCCTTTCCCATAATCTATTTTGACATCAAAACTCCTTCCATCCTTTACCAActtttgtagatttttttttttggataatttCTAATAAGGACTTTGCATTTAGTTGATGAAATTCTCCATGAAGCACAACATACCTAAATGTATATTTACAAACATAGTTTACAAATTGTAATactaaattatgtaaaaaattccaattgaagtaaaaaaaaaatttcatgaacATTAAATGATTAAGGCATTAGATGACTCAAATAGTGTAGACTCAAATGAACTCAATAGACAAATGCATTGACCAAACGAGTCAAAGCACTAAACATTAGTCTTCTACATGCGTTAAATGAGTTAAAATGTGCTATTTTATTTGACAAAGTGTTTTCCTTGTTGAATCTATGATTGATCTTTGGATTGACACAAAAATGTGATTATTTGAAATAGAGAATTAATTAAATCAGCCACAACATTCATAGAATTATATTGTGATAATTATACTATGAAAGAaggaagttttttttataaaattaaatgattaagtaatatgAACATTGGGAAGTGATCTATATGATTTAAGAGTGaattatttgattgattgaaaaGTATTATTGCTCTAATGATTTAAATGTACAATCATATTTCACAAGGTTTCCTTAACAGGACAATGTAAAcgttgaagaaagagaaaaaatccAATCAAGCTCATGATCAttcaagaaaggaaagaagatatCACAAAAAACATCAAGTAGTTAGAATTGGTGCCTTGAAGAATGTCGTTGAAGATTTAATATGAAGAACCAGCTTAAAAGAATTCATCAAGTATTCCTTATTTGGAGAAATCATGAAGATTATGATGAAGTAGtgcatttcaaattttcaacaaCTATCATTGCAACATCTATATAAACATCTATATAAAGGATGTAAAGACATACAAGAAGACTAATGAAAAAATCTCTAAAATACCAAAGTGATGAAGTTTTTAAATTGTGACCTCAATAGAACCTTGTAAAAAATTGGGTTGAGTGCACATATATTGTAAATCTTTCGCAAAGTGAAGGTGTAACCTGTGAGCTATATTGTACACTTTTGCTATGAAAGTGATTCTTGTAATTGTTCATTATAGTTGATAGTTCCTAATCTTAGGAGAAGATTAAGAAGGATATATGCAGAAGTTGATACTCAATGTAGCCTAGAGAGGTTGTGATACTTGGAGAGGTTGAAACTCATTATAACTTGGAGAGAGTGATACTCCTTTTTAATCAAAGGAGTTTATTAGTGAAATATCTTAAGAAGGTTTTTCAAGGGAATGGACAAAAGCCTTAATGGTGAGGTGAACTAGTATAATTCctttatgtgtttttttctcCTTACACTTTtactttgtttattttgtgtgcatgaaaattgtttgaatttttatacaaaattattcatCCCCCTTCTAGTGTCATATCACACCAATACGAAACACCAATAGATGATAGATGTATGCGTTTTAGCATACGATAGTATTACATCATCACCTAAGCTAACTATTATTCTAGGTCTTTAGTGACTTTCCAGTTCCTATGCAACTAACACCATTTATTCCTATCTCTACCCACACATTAATATATGATCATTGCATAAAGATAAAactaaacaaacataaaaaaagaaacacaagGATAACTTAATGCATTTAAAATCAAGAGAACTAATATATTAgatatgttaatataaaaaaatattattaacttatATATGAGACAAAATCTTTTACTACTGAAATATTGTTGCGTCTGTAATGCAACTCAAGTATACCAATAAGTATATTGGATAGTTAGTAGTATAACAAGTGTCATATCAACATGGATTTGGCAGAAAATATGATGTTCTAACTATCTTGATCTTTATAAAACAGTAACAACGAGTGTAGAGTGTCGCAACCAGGATCACGACGGGACGTCGAGTCAAAAAACAAACAGGTTTGAGAAAAAGATTtgtggagtcgccaccataatttattatggaacaactatggaaaaccataaaataaggcACGGTTTACGAAAAACAGATTTTCAggttcgggaatcggttacgcgtaaggaaggtGTTAGGACCCTATCGTGCCTGcccaaaggcagtacctttaattaaatgtataaagttgacgtggtttttcaaaatgtttaattttccctaaaaaataatataaagcaacaaaaaatattttttgttttatgaacccgacaaggattgaccttgctcctacgtatatccatttatgatggacaatcagggattgcgtagttctttatctagaaaaaggtttgtgagtttgttttaaaaattgttattgattgatttatatttttgaaaagcgAACCCGACAATGATTTGGTTTAACAtgattgacatttttttttggttttaaagatcttgtatttttttttatttaagaatggtgggaaaaagaaagaaactggCCATAGGCCGacacatacttataaaaaaaattatgatttaaaaaaaacattatttgtgtgtagGAAAAATAATACCTTTAGGAAAAACTTCAtagtacaataaaaagagaaaaagaatggtGTAGAGGTGACATACCGTTTTTAGCTTTCAGTACTCTCCTATTTCTTCTTTGATGATTGCCGTTGACAGAACCCTTATGGGTGAGAACCTATTTTTCTCtatactctctttctctctttttattatttctgcatgtttctccttctctcttttttttcatccCTCTTTTCTATGACAGAGTGCGAATTTATACACACACTGTAATATTATGGCAATCttgccttaattgtgaattaaatgataataaaacaaaatagggaaagaaatggTCTTGGTTGCgagaaaacaaatgaaataatattcacaacattgattatcattattgtcagaaaatttgtccatttt harbors:
- the LOC108346839 gene encoding ferritin-3, chloroplastic; this translates as MALSCSKVLTFSLSNGVGGDGAKKKLAFCSSSSLSFSVNGDGSRSMRVCAAASNAPAPLTGVIFEPFQELKKDYLAVPIAHNVSLARQNYSDEAEAAINEQINVEYNVSYVYHSLFAYFDRDNIALKGLAKFFKESSEEEREHAEKLIKYQNIRGGRVVLHPISSPPSEFEHTEKGDALYAMELALSLEKLTNEKLLYVHSVADRNNDAQLADFIESEFLNEQVESIKKIAEYVTQLRLVGKGHGVWHFDQSLLHD